A DNA window from Streptomyces sp. CA-278952 contains the following coding sequences:
- a CDS encoding AraC family transcriptional regulator translates to MLERLNDAMEHIEAHLGERIEAAELARIAMTSEYHFRRMFSALAGLPLSEYIRRRRMTVAGAEVLGDPDRTLLDVAVRYGYDTGEGFARAFRAVHGIGPGEARRAGAVLRSQQRLTFRLVVEGSTAMQYKLVEKDAFRVVGRKARVPLVHEGPNPAIAKFIRGIGREELDRIAALSDQEPAGIVGVSDQLDPSRAEGTELDYYHGVVRGAEPPEDLDALDVPAGAWAVFESEGEFPQALQYLWRDVFTQWFPSNPYASRPGPEILRVRLTEEGKRAEAELWIPVERTAEG, encoded by the coding sequence TTGCTGGAACGACTGAACGACGCGATGGAGCACATCGAGGCACACCTCGGTGAGCGCATCGAGGCGGCGGAGCTGGCCCGTATCGCGATGACGTCGGAGTATCACTTCCGCCGGATGTTCTCCGCACTCGCGGGGCTCCCGCTGTCGGAGTACATCCGCCGCCGCCGCATGACGGTCGCGGGAGCCGAGGTGCTCGGCGACCCCGACCGGACGCTGCTGGACGTGGCGGTGCGGTACGGCTACGACACGGGGGAGGGCTTCGCCCGCGCCTTTCGGGCCGTGCACGGCATCGGCCCCGGGGAGGCCCGGCGTGCCGGCGCGGTTCTGCGGTCGCAGCAACGGCTGACCTTCCGACTCGTCGTCGAAGGGAGTACGGCCATGCAGTACAAGCTGGTGGAGAAGGACGCGTTCCGGGTGGTGGGCAGGAAGGCCCGCGTCCCGCTCGTCCACGAGGGGCCGAATCCGGCCATCGCGAAGTTTATCCGGGGGATCGGCCGGGAGGAGCTGGACCGCATCGCGGCCCTCTCGGACCAGGAGCCGGCGGGGATCGTCGGGGTGAGCGACCAGCTCGACCCGAGCCGCGCGGAGGGCACCGAACTCGACTACTACCACGGGGTGGTGCGCGGGGCGGAGCCTCCGGAGGACCTGGACGCCCTGGACGTACCGGCAGGGGCCTGGGCGGTCTTCGAGAGCGAGGGCGAGTTCCCACAGGCCCTCCAGTACCTCTGGCGGGATGTGTTCACCCAGTGGTTCCCGTCGAACCCGTACGCCTCCCGGCCCGGCCCGGAGATCCTGCGGGTGCGGCTGACGGAGGAGGGGAAGCGGGCGGAGGCGGAGCTGTGGATCCCGGTGGAGCGGACCGCCGAGGGCTGA
- a CDS encoding NAD(P)-dependent alcohol dehydrogenase → MRTTTGWRAAGPTALRRVSIERRDLRPDDIAVRVDYCGVCHTDLHALNAYDQHADALLVPGHEFTGVVAEIGREVTAFSVGDHVAVGNIVDSCGVCAMCEAGQENFCHAFPTLTYGGTDRQDGSATLGGYSREYVVRDAFAYPLPSGLDPAAAAPLMCAGVTVWEPLRSLGVGPGSRVAVAGLGGLGHLAVKMAVALGATTTVISRSRDKRDDARKLGAHDFIASPDPQQMAAARDTFDVVIDTVSAPHDLAPYLKLVAMDGTLSLLGHLGPVTVEAMDLLIGRKRLSSAGSGGRGATAEMLRFCADNGIAADIEVLPSSQVDTALDRLRRNDVRYRFVLDLSDLSDLSDPSDLG, encoded by the coding sequence ACTACTGCGGCGTGTGCCACACCGACCTGCACGCCCTGAACGCCTATGACCAGCACGCGGATGCGCTCCTGGTGCCCGGTCATGAATTCACCGGCGTGGTGGCCGAGATCGGGCGGGAGGTGACCGCCTTCTCGGTCGGCGACCACGTCGCGGTGGGCAACATCGTCGACTCCTGCGGCGTGTGCGCCATGTGTGAGGCCGGACAGGAGAATTTCTGCCACGCCTTCCCGACGCTGACCTACGGCGGCACCGACCGGCAGGACGGATCGGCCACCCTGGGCGGCTACTCCCGCGAGTACGTCGTGCGCGACGCCTTCGCCTACCCGCTCCCCTCCGGCCTCGACCCGGCCGCAGCCGCTCCGCTGATGTGCGCCGGCGTCACTGTCTGGGAACCCCTGCGCTCCCTGGGCGTGGGCCCCGGCAGCCGCGTCGCCGTGGCCGGACTCGGCGGTCTGGGCCACCTCGCGGTCAAGATGGCCGTGGCTCTCGGCGCCACGACGACCGTCATCAGCCGAAGCCGGGACAAGCGCGACGACGCCCGCAAGCTCGGTGCACACGACTTCATCGCCTCCCCGGACCCCCAGCAGATGGCCGCGGCACGCGACACCTTCGACGTCGTCATCGACACCGTCTCCGCCCCTCACGACCTCGCCCCGTACCTGAAGCTGGTGGCGATGGACGGCACCCTGAGCCTCCTCGGGCACCTGGGCCCCGTCACGGTCGAGGCCATGGATCTGCTCATCGGCCGGAAGCGGCTCAGCTCCGCGGGCAGCGGAGGGCGCGGTGCGACAGCCGAGATGCTCCGGTTCTGCGCCGATAACGGCATCGCCGCCGACATCGAGGTCCTCCCGTCGTCACAGGTGGACACGGCGCTCGACCGCCTCCGGCGAAACGACGTCCGCTACCGCTTCGTGCTCGACCTGTCCGACCTGTCCGACCTGTCCGACCCGTCCGACCTGGGCTGA
- a CDS encoding TetR/AcrR family transcriptional regulator — MQTSTRDRIVVATARLLQRQGYVGTGIKQIATESQATLGSIYHFFPGGKEAVAVAAIRYSAQEFATLLKEALDSEPDPAEAVLSSTRQLAAGLKESGWIDGCPVTAAALETLGTDSELQQVCADALNGWERLVRDKLLGCGFPAEDARELATTVVSAMEGAEVTAQVNRSEDPLLAAGRQLARLIRSYGVDAPGH; from the coding sequence ATGCAGACCAGCACCCGGGACCGGATCGTCGTGGCGACCGCGCGCCTTCTCCAGCGGCAGGGCTACGTCGGCACCGGCATTAAGCAGATCGCTACGGAGTCGCAGGCCACGCTGGGATCGATCTACCACTTCTTCCCGGGCGGGAAGGAGGCCGTCGCGGTCGCCGCGATCCGGTACAGCGCGCAGGAGTTCGCAACACTCCTGAAGGAAGCTCTGGACAGCGAGCCCGATCCGGCGGAGGCGGTGCTCTCCTCCACCCGCCAGTTGGCCGCCGGGCTCAAGGAGTCGGGCTGGATCGACGGTTGCCCGGTGACGGCTGCGGCCCTGGAGACGCTCGGGACCGATTCGGAGCTCCAGCAGGTCTGCGCCGACGCGCTGAACGGCTGGGAGCGGCTCGTCCGCGACAAGTTGCTGGGCTGCGGATTCCCGGCGGAGGACGCCCGCGAGCTGGCGACCACCGTCGTCAGCGCCATGGAGGGCGCCGAGGTCACCGCCCAGGTCAACCGGAGCGAGGACCCCCTCCTGGCGGCGGGCCGGCAGCTGGCCCGGCTCATCAGGTCGTACGGGGTCGACGCACCCGGCCACTGA
- a CDS encoding NAD(P)-dependent oxidoreductase, with the protein MNSAQNAVTVIGLGPMGRAMAAALLDRGYAVTVWNRTASRADDLVARGATLAQSPADAVATNEAVIISLTDYAAVNAVLEPATQALNGRVLLNLTSATPEEARAGADWAAGYGAVQLTGGLNASPTGIGQPESYAFYSGPREAFDRHRPVLEALTGRVDHKGEDPGLAALHYQIGMAVFWTSLLSFWQAIALARANGLTAADILPSTAETANSLSETFAFYAERVDAGVHLGDVDRLAMGLASAEHVLHTNADAGVDTVLPAAVVDLFRRGVAAGYGADSCSALVELMAKPGK; encoded by the coding sequence ATGAACAGCGCACAGAACGCGGTCACCGTCATCGGACTGGGCCCCATGGGCCGGGCGATGGCCGCGGCCTTGCTCGACCGCGGATACGCGGTCACCGTCTGGAACCGCACCGCCTCCCGCGCGGACGACCTGGTGGCCCGAGGGGCGACCCTCGCGCAGAGCCCCGCCGACGCCGTCGCGACGAACGAGGCGGTCATCATCAGCCTCACGGATTACGCAGCCGTCAACGCCGTACTGGAGCCCGCGACGCAGGCCCTGAACGGCCGGGTCCTGCTCAACCTCACCTCCGCCACGCCCGAGGAGGCCCGCGCCGGAGCCGACTGGGCGGCCGGGTACGGTGCCGTCCAGCTCACCGGCGGCCTCAACGCGTCGCCCACGGGGATCGGGCAGCCCGAGTCGTACGCCTTCTACAGCGGACCGCGCGAGGCGTTCGACCGGCACCGGCCGGTGCTCGAAGCGCTGACGGGACGGGTCGACCACAAGGGCGAGGATCCGGGGCTCGCCGCGCTCCACTACCAGATCGGCATGGCCGTGTTCTGGACCTCGCTGCTGAGTTTCTGGCAGGCGATCGCCCTCGCCCGCGCGAACGGTCTGACAGCGGCCGACATCCTGCCCAGTACCGCGGAAACGGCGAACTCGCTCTCGGAGACCTTCGCCTTCTACGCCGAGCGCGTCGACGCCGGAGTCCACCTGGGCGACGTCGACCGCCTGGCCATGGGGCTGGCGAGCGCCGAGCACGTCCTGCACACCAACGCCGACGCGGGCGTCGACACGGTCCTCCCGGCCGCCGTCGTCGACCTGTTCCGGCGGGGCGTGGCAGCGGGGTACGGCGCGGACAGCTGTTCGGCCCTGGTGGAGCTGATGGCGAAGCCCGGGAAGTAG